TGTCCGCGTCTACCTGAGCGGTCGCAACTTCGACGCCAAGACGCGTCTTGACGCTCTGCACAATGGCATCGCAGCGGGAAAGGGTGCGGCTTGCCAGCGTTACCTTTGAAAATCCGCCTTCCTTGAGTACCTGCGCACACTTGTGCACCACAACGCTGCCTACGCCGCCCGCGCCAATAATCAGAATATGAGACATGTTCCTTCTCCGTGGTGGAAGAGGTATACCACTGCGCGGCATAGCCGCGCCGCCATTTTCATATATCGCGCCCGTGGGCGCAGGGTTGCCGGGTCGCATGACCCGGGCCGGAAAACATGATGCCCGCACGGCGTGACAGAGCCGTTACGCCACGCGCGGAATGGGCCTTATGGCCCAGGAAAGTTCCGGCGTCAACAGCTCTCGGAGCAAAAACCGTCAACTCTGTCTTATTTCTCACTTTTGGCCGCAGGGCCCGGATCTGCCGCATCGCCATCCAGCAGGCGCACATGGGCGTAACGCCCGCTTTTGCGCGCCTGCTCTGCAAGCTCCAGCCCCTGGCTCCTGCACTGCGGGCAGGCGTGGCGTGGCACCAGCACGCACAGGGAGCGGGGCACCCGTTCCGATGCGGTCTCAATGCGCCCCAGCCCCGAGCAATCGCTGCACAGCCGCCAAGCTTCTGTCTGCCCTTCGCGCAGGTTGTCCGTATCGTAAAAGATATGCTTGCGACGCACCCACCAGCCGTTTTCTTCCTCGCCTTCCGTGGGCTGCGCCGGAGGATGAAAATACACATCGCGGATCTGCCCGCACAATCTGGCAATGTATTCCCCAACTTGCGGGCGCTGCCGCGTGGCTTCTGGCGTCCAGCCCGGCTCGCGAATATCCGAGGCGTCCAGCCCTGCCAGTGCAAGGCAGATACCCAGATTCACGTAGGGCAAAGCCCCTCGTATGGAGTAGCCGCCTTCAAGCACGGCGATATGTGGCTGCAGAGCAGCGTTGAGCGCCGCATAGCCCTGTGCCGAAAGCTTCATGTTGGCAAGGGGATCGGTGAAGTGATTGTCCTGCCCGGCGGAATTGATGATCAGGTCAGGCTTGAAATCTTCCAGAATGGGCAGCACCGCATGCTCTATGGCATACAGATAGCCCTCGTCCGAGGTTTCGGGCGGCAGGGGGATGTTGATGGTGCGCCCAAGCGCGCCTGGGCCGCCGCATTCCTGCGGGAAACCCGATCCGGGGTACAGGGTGCGCCCGTCCTGATGCAGGGAGATGAACAGGGTATGCGGGTCGTTCCAGAAGATGTCCTGACTGCCGTCGCCGTGGTGCACATCCGTATCCACAATGGCAATGCGCAGGGGGCGGCCATCGGGACGGGGGTAGTGGTCGCGGATATACTCCACCATGACGGCTTCGTTATTGATATTACAGAAGCCACGGTTGCCGTGCACCACTCGCATGGCGTGATGGCCTGGAGGCCGCACCAGGGCAAAGGCGCGCTGTTCGCGTCCCTCAAGCACCAGCCGGGCCGCGCGGATAGCCCCGCCCGCCGAAGCCAGATGCGAATCCGTACTCACCGCCGCAGCCGAGGGCAAACAGAAGTGCGCACGCTCAAGCTGGGCATGTGTGGCAAAGGCGGGGCGGTACTCCGTAATGCCGGGAATGTCGAACAGCCCTTCTTCTAGCAGCTGGTCGCGTGTGTAGAGCAGGCGCTCTTCCCGCTCCGGGTGTGTCGCAGAAATGGCCCAGTCAAAGGCAGGAAAAAACACCACACCAAGACTGCGGGCCGCCACCAGAGGCGGCAATGTTTTTTCAGTCATCACCTTCGCCAAGTTCTTCAAAAATATCTGCCCCGTAACGGGCATAGGTCACCATACGGCCCATGTGCGCAAGGCCCATGCCGTAGGCCAGGTTACTTTCGGCCACGGCCATGAAAAGCACGCCTTCAGTATCGTGCAGGGCAAAAAAGCCGCCCGCACCGCCATCCTTGCGAAAAACGGCGCAGTGCAGCAAACCGGGATCGCCGATGACGTTGATGAGGGTGTAGCCCTTGGGCGGCTGCCCCGGCAGATAAGCCAGTTCCTTGCCTTCACGGGGGGCAAAGCGCACGCCCGCGCCTTCAACTTCAACTGTATAACATTCGTACATATATTCTCCTTGGTGGCGCATGGCTCGCGCCAAAAGCCTGCATGGCAGGCTGAATCGGTAAAATTGCAAAGGCCCGGAAAGCGGCTCCCGCCGCAAAAAACTATTCCAATCCCCAACCGCGCTGCCGCAAATGGGATTCAATGGCGGAACGGCACTGCAAAACCACGTCTTCGGGCGGCTGCGAGGCGTCAATAATGGCAAAGCGCTCGGGTTCTTCCTCGGCCAGGACCCTGTAGCCCTGGCGCACCCGCTCGTGAAAATCAAGGCTCTCGGCGTCAAAACGGCCTTCTGAAACTACCAGACCTTCCTGACGGTTGCGCTCGCCAGCGCGCATGAGGCCGCAACGCACCGGCAGATCCAGCAGCAGGGTCAGCTCAGGTTGCAGGCCGCCCGTGGCCGCCTGATTGAGCCTTTGCAGATATTCCGAATCAAGCCCGCGTCCGTGCCCCTGATAGGCCAGTGTGGAATCGGTGTAACGGTCGCACAGCACGGTCTGCCCTGCTTCCAGCGCAGGCCGGATGACCTCCGCCACGTGCTGCGCCCTGTCGGCAAGAAACAGAAAAAGCTCCGCCCGGCTGGAGAGTTCGCGCGTGCGGGCATCAAGCAGTATGGAGCGCAGGCTGCGCCCAAGCGCACAGCCCCCCGGCTCACGCGTACACAGGGGGTCGTGGCCATTTTCCTGCAAAAAACCCGCAAGATAGTTGATGGCCGTGGACTTGCCCGCGCCTTCTATACCTTCAAAAGAGATAAACATTCTTCTTTCACCGCTTTTTTGCGGGTTGCGGGGGCGGCTTTGTCCGGCGTACGCGCGGCCCGGTGCACGGGTCGCCCCAGCGTAGCCTGCCAGGGTGTCCAGGCCTCGCCTTCGCCCTCTATCTGGGCAAACAGGCCACGGCACTGGGCCATCTTGGCGTCCAGGTTGTCGGCATAGTGCAGGGCCATGGCTTCCGGCGTATGCGGCACGCGCACCGCACCGAACTCCAGCTCGCCATGGTGGCTCAAGATCAGGTGTTTCAGATGCCGCTGCAACGGATCTTCCAGACCGGATTTAGCCAGATACGGCTCCAGCATTTCAATGCCCAGCATGAGGTGCCCCAGCAGGCGGCCCTCATCAGTGTAATCATTGGCGATACCGCCAGAGAATTCGCGCAGTTTACCAATGTCGTGAAACAGCGCTCCCGCAAGAAAAGTCTGCCGGTCAAGTTCCGGATAATGGTCGGCAATGCGCCGGCAGAGCTTGAATACGCTCAGGGTATGTTCAAGCAGCCCGCCCACATAGGCGTGGTGCACCCCCTTGGCCGCCGGGCAGACCCGAAAGGCGGCGCGCATCTCGTCGTTATTAAAAAATCCCTGCACCAGCTTGCGCCATGGCGCGTGGACAAATTCCTTCTTGATGAGGTCAAGCAGTTCATCCAGCATCTCATCCAGCGAAAAGGGACTGGCGGGCATAAGGGCCGCATGGTCCACAGCGGCGCATTCCTCATCGGAAAGAAAGCGCATCTGCTCCACCGTGAGCTGCACCTGATCCCGATACAGCCCCGCGCGCCCTTCGGCCCACACAAGCGTTCCCGCCGCGATTTCGCTGAACTCCGCGCTCAGCGGATGCCATATCTTGGCTTCAAGGCTGCCGCTGGCGTCAGCAAGGGTAAGCCGCCAGTACGGGCCATTGCGCGACTGGCCCTGCGCAGCCTGCGTAACCACGAATATGCCGCGCGCCTCCGAGGCGGGGCCAATATCTTTGACGTAACAACCTTTTTCCATATATCGTTCCAGCGGCGCGTATCTGCGCCGGGCATGTGCTGTTTTCCACGCGGGCATGGCCCATGACGCGGAACTTCCAAATTGGCAGGGCCGCGCAAAAACACTGGAACCACGCGGGCCTTAGGCCGAATTTCCCTTCTTTCCGAGGTATTGTCAAATGGACGTTCTTCTGACCAACGATGACGGCATCCGCGCGCGCGGCTTGCGCGCGCTATACGCCGCCCTGCTTGAAGCAGGGCATACAGTGCATGTGGTGGCCCCCATGACCCAACAATCCGGCGTGGGCCATTCGCTGACCGTATTTGAACCTGTACGCGCCATGGATTTTGAGGAACCCGACTTCAAGGGCCTGGGTATTTACGGCACACCCACGGACTGCGTCAAACTGGCCCTCGGGCAACTCCTGCCCAAAAAGCCCGACATGGTCATTTCGGGCATCAACGCAGGCCCCAACGTTGGCCCGGACATTCTGTATTCCGGCACGGTGGGCGCGGCCACGGAGGCGGCCCACGAAAATCTGCCGAGCATCGCTGTTTCGCACGACTGCTACAAGGTCAAAAACGGCGATCTGCTGCCCCAGGCCCGGCATCTGGTGGCGCTGGCCGAGCGCATCGACTGGTCGAAGCTGGGCCGCCGCAGGGTTGTCAACGTCAACTATCCTGCCTGCCCGCTGGACGAGGTCAAAGGCCTGCGCGTCTGCCCGCAGACCAGCGCCGTGTGGGTAAACACCTACTCGGAACGCCTGGACCCGCGCGGCGCGCCCTACTGGTGGCTTGAGGGCGAAATTCCGGCAGAAACCATTGAGCCGGATTCGGACAAAGACATGCTCAACCGGGGATACATTACCCTTACCCCACTGCGTTTTGATTTTACTGATACGGCTGGCCTGAACGCGCTGGCAGGCATGAAACTCGCCTAGCGTTCATTACTGTGCCAAAGCTTTCGGCAACCTGCCGGAAACATAAGGGATCAGGCGAACCCTCTTGACGCCGCCGCTACATGTGGGCTACAGGCGCGCTCGGGCATACAAAATATGTTTTGCGTTTGCCCGGGCACTGCCCCGCCGAAGAACTGCAACGTAAGCCAGTTTCCCGCGCTGCAGGCATTCCCCTTTACGGGGAATTGGTGTATGTGCAGACTTGTCATTTCCGGGCGACTTATGCTTTTTTGACCGTCCTTAATGCCAGACCCCTCTGGAGGAAATCATGCCTCTTATCAATCCCAAAGAAATGTTCGCTGCCGCCTATACTGGCGGGTACGCCATTGGCGCGTTCAACGTCAACAATATGGAAATCATCCAGGGCATCATGAGCGCGGCCTCCGAGGAAAAATCGCCGGTCATCCTTCAGGTGTCTTCGGGCGCCCGCAAGTATGCCGGGCAGATATACATCATGAAGCTTGTGGAAGCGGCTCTTGCGCTTGACCCTTCCATCCCCGTGGTTGTGCACCTCGACCAC
This genomic window from Desulfovibrio sp. UIB00 contains:
- a CDS encoding histone deacetylase → MTEKTLPPLVAARSLGVVFFPAFDWAISATHPEREERLLYTRDQLLEEGLFDIPGITEYRPAFATHAQLERAHFCLPSAAAVSTDSHLASAGGAIRAARLVLEGREQRAFALVRPPGHHAMRVVHGNRGFCNINNEAVMVEYIRDHYPRPDGRPLRIAIVDTDVHHGDGSQDIFWNDPHTLFISLHQDGRTLYPGSGFPQECGGPGALGRTINIPLPPETSDEGYLYAIEHAVLPILEDFKPDLIINSAGQDNHFTDPLANMKLSAQGYAALNAALQPHIAVLEGGYSIRGALPYVNLGICLALAGLDASDIREPGWTPEATRQRPQVGEYIARLCGQIRDVYFHPPAQPTEGEEENGWWVRRKHIFYDTDNLREGQTEAWRLCSDCSGLGRIETASERVPRSLCVLVPRHACPQCRSQGLELAEQARKSGRYAHVRLLDGDAADPGPAAKSEK
- the tmk gene encoding dTMP kinase: MFISFEGIEGAGKSTAINYLAGFLQENGHDPLCTREPGGCALGRSLRSILLDARTRELSSRAELFLFLADRAQHVAEVIRPALEAGQTVLCDRYTDSTLAYQGHGRGLDSEYLQRLNQAATGGLQPELTLLLDLPVRCGLMRAGERNRQEGLVVSEGRFDAESLDFHERVRQGYRVLAEEEPERFAIIDASQPPEDVVLQCRSAIESHLRQRGWGLE
- a CDS encoding HD domain-containing protein, whose product is MEKGCYVKDIGPASEARGIFVVTQAAQGQSRNGPYWRLTLADASGSLEAKIWHPLSAEFSEIAAGTLVWAEGRAGLYRDQVQLTVEQMRFLSDEECAAVDHAALMPASPFSLDEMLDELLDLIKKEFVHAPWRKLVQGFFNNDEMRAAFRVCPAAKGVHHAYVGGLLEHTLSVFKLCRRIADHYPELDRQTFLAGALFHDIGKLREFSGGIANDYTDEGRLLGHLMLGIEMLEPYLAKSGLEDPLQRHLKHLILSHHGELEFGAVRVPHTPEAMALHYADNLDAKMAQCRGLFAQIEGEGEAWTPWQATLGRPVHRAARTPDKAAPATRKKAVKEECLSLLKV
- the surE gene encoding 5'/3'-nucleotidase SurE; its protein translation is MDVLLTNDDGIRARGLRALYAALLEAGHTVHVVAPMTQQSGVGHSLTVFEPVRAMDFEEPDFKGLGIYGTPTDCVKLALGQLLPKKPDMVISGINAGPNVGPDILYSGTVGAATEAAHENLPSIAVSHDCYKVKNGDLLPQARHLVALAERIDWSKLGRRRVVNVNYPACPLDEVKGLRVCPQTSAVWVNTYSERLDPRGAPYWWLEGEIPAETIEPDSDKDMLNRGYITLTPLRFDFTDTAGLNALAGMKLA